From Pongo pygmaeus isolate AG05252 chromosome 1, NHGRI_mPonPyg2-v2.0_pri, whole genome shotgun sequence, one genomic window encodes:
- the LOC129034688 gene encoding solute carrier family 2, facilitated glucose transporter member 3-like — protein sequence MLTVNLLAVTGGCLVGLCKVAELVEILILAYLVIGLFCRLCTGFVPTYIGEISPVALQGVFGTLNQLGIVVGILVAQIFDLEFILGSEDLWPVLLGFPISPAMLQSAALPFCPESPRFLLINRKEEENAKEILQWLWGTQNVSQDIQEMKDESARMAQEKQVTVLELFRVSSYQQPIIISIMLQLSQQLSGINAVFCYSTGIFKGAGVQEPICVTIGAGVVNTIFTIVSLFLVERAVRRTLHMIGLGGMTFCSILMTVCLLLKAECNGISFVCIGAILVFVVFFEIGPGPIPWFIVAELFSQGPGPAVMAVAGCSNWTSNFLVRLLFPSAAYHLGAYVFIIFTDFLITFSIFTFFKVPEMCYRTFEDITQAFEGQAHDANRSGRTASWR from the coding sequence ATGCTTACTGTCAATCTGTTGGCTGTCACTGGTGGCTGCCTTGTGGGATTGTGTAAAGTAGCTGAGTTGGTTGAAATACTGATCCTGGCCTACTTGGTTATTGGCCTCTTCTGCAGACTCTGCACAGGTTTTGTGCCCACATACATCGGAGAGATCTCACCTGTTGCCCTGCAAGGTGTCTTTGGCACTCTCAACCAGCTGGGCATTGTTGTTGGAATTCTGGTGGCCCAGATCTTTGATCTGGAATTCATCCTGGGGTCTGAAGACCTATGGCCTGTGCTATTAGGCTTTCCCATCTCTCCTGCTATGCTACAAAGTGCAGCCCTTCCTTTTTGCCCTGAAAGTCCCAGATTCTTGCTCATTaacagaaaagaagaggagaatgcTAAGGAGATCCTCCAGTGGTTGTGGGGCACCCAGAATGTATCCCAAGACATCCAGGAGATGAAAGATGAGAGTGCAAGGATGGCACAAGAAAAGCAAGTCACTGTGCTGGAGCTCTTTAGAGTATCCAGCTACCAACAGCCCATCATCATTTCCATCATGCTCCAGCTCTCTCAGCAGCTCTCTGGAATCAATGCTGTGTTCTGTTACTCAACAGGAATCTTTAAGGGTGCAGGTGTTCAAGAGCCCATCTGTGTCACCATCGGTGCGGGTGTGGTTAATACTATCTTCACTATAGTTTCCCTATTTCTGGTGGAAAGGGCAGTAAGAAGGACTCTACATATGATAGGCCTTGGAGGGATGACTTTTTGTTCCATCCTCATgactgtttgtttgttattgaaGGCTGAGTGTAATGGGATAAGCTTTGTCTGTATTGGGGCTATCTTGGTCTTTGTGGTCTTCTTTGAAATTGGGCCAGGCCCCATTCCCTGGTTTATTGTGGCTGAACTCTTCAGCCAGGGCCCTGGCCCAGCTGTGATGGCAGTGGCCGGCTGCTCCAACTGGACCTCCAACTTCCTAGTCAGATTGCTCTTCCCTTCTGCTGCTTACCATTTAGGAGCCTACGTTTTTATTATCTTCACTGACTTCCTCATTACCTTCTCGATCTTTACCTTCTTCAAAGTCCCTGAGATGTGTTACAGGACTTTCGAGGATATCACACAGGCCTTTGAGGGGCAGGCACACGATGCAAATAGATCTGGAAGGACCGCGTCATGGAGATGA